A single window of Rubripirellula lacrimiformis DNA harbors:
- a CDS encoding PDZ domain-containing protein: MQNEPYGLPRFRLSLDRLALDRLPLNRLPLNRLPLNRFHRRRSGSGRSCSPSLIHPIAIMALVLCGTIAQADEPSDKPQVSDGRAEGTVAYWVTQLNSDQYLRRETACQKLAEAGPKAVDDLIAVMKSGELETVERASDVLTRIAMANLPSEDGGTWDKLNQLETETVGRAASRAQSAIEEIRKQRSAQARVELQAAGVFVGLDEFVIRAISQPRLMVQIDEKWQGDAKSLQWLSWLDGIENARIKGPAVRSDVLAQVTNVPELKSMAIVDGTVDDEVMEALLAMKPINVLEFRYVPLTDQQGDQITKIPVRVSLNLMGTGISSEKATAMQEATPGLQIDHRQGGFLGVTCQDSFDVCEISGVVAKSAAEEAGLIRGDIIVKVDDTEVTRFKDLQNAINRHVPGDAVKIMFRRAETVKTVSPILRKFQD, from the coding sequence GTGCAAAATGAACCGTATGGATTGCCGCGATTTCGATTGTCCCTGGATCGATTGGCGCTGGATCGATTGCCGCTGAATCGATTGCCGCTGAATCGATTGCCGCTGAATCGATTCCACCGGCGTCGTTCGGGTTCGGGCCGATCGTGTTCGCCATCGCTGATCCACCCCATCGCGATCATGGCACTGGTTTTGTGCGGAACGATCGCACAGGCCGACGAACCTTCGGACAAGCCGCAAGTCTCAGACGGCCGCGCCGAAGGCACGGTCGCCTACTGGGTCACCCAACTGAACAGCGACCAATATTTGCGCCGCGAAACAGCCTGTCAAAAATTGGCCGAAGCTGGTCCCAAGGCGGTCGATGACTTGATCGCGGTGATGAAAAGCGGCGAACTGGAAACGGTCGAAAGAGCGTCCGATGTGCTGACTCGGATTGCGATGGCCAACCTGCCGTCCGAAGACGGCGGGACATGGGACAAGTTGAACCAGCTGGAAACCGAAACCGTCGGCCGGGCCGCATCACGTGCTCAGTCGGCGATCGAAGAGATTCGGAAACAGCGATCCGCGCAGGCCAGGGTGGAACTGCAAGCCGCCGGTGTCTTCGTTGGACTGGACGAATTTGTCATCCGCGCGATCAGCCAACCGCGACTGATGGTACAGATCGACGAGAAGTGGCAGGGCGATGCGAAATCACTGCAGTGGCTAAGTTGGCTCGATGGAATCGAGAACGCTCGCATCAAAGGTCCTGCGGTTCGTTCCGATGTGCTGGCTCAAGTGACCAACGTTCCTGAATTGAAATCGATGGCGATTGTCGACGGCACCGTCGATGACGAAGTGATGGAAGCATTGCTGGCGATGAAGCCCATCAATGTGCTGGAATTTCGATACGTCCCGCTGACCGACCAACAGGGCGACCAGATTACTAAGATTCCCGTTCGTGTTTCGCTGAACTTGATGGGGACCGGGATCAGTTCGGAAAAAGCAACGGCAATGCAGGAAGCCACGCCCGGTCTACAGATCGATCATCGCCAAGGCGGATTCCTGGGGGTGACCTGCCAGGATTCATTTGACGTGTGCGAGATCAGCGGCGTGGTCGCCAAAAGTGCGGCCGAAGAAGCCGGACTGATCCGCGGTGACATCATTGTCAAAGTGGACGACACCGAAGTCACACGTTTCAAAGATCTGCAGAATGCGATCAACCGACACGTGCCCGGCGACGCTGTAAAAATCATGTTCCGACGTGCGGAAACCGTCAAAACCGTCTCGCCAATCTTGCGAAAGTTCCAAGACTAG
- the mutY gene encoding A/G-specific adenine glycosylase: MNRKTDGSSGAKSSKPNGVAGKVTVGEIQHDNAWQDARWRGRVRTSLAKWFGQHARTLPWRTDPIAYRVWVSEVMLQQTQVATVLPYFDRFMKLFPTVTALADADEQDLMKQWEGLGYYRRARSMHAAAKKIVDEHDGKFPESFDDVLALPGIGRYTAGAILSIARDQRHPILEGNTVRVFSRWIALRDDVTSTPANRLLWEVAEAMLPPATGRQVSAGTFNQAAMELGALICTPKAPKCDQCPVAKTCRAHAGGWELEIPGKVSKTVYESRTEFAFVVRKQAKKKLPATFLMRPIPAGSRWAGLWDFPRTIQRSLDSPQAAAAELAPELGSIIEPAATLTTIKHAVTKYRIALHVHGGDLPAGSPPPPPPWEYVTLDQMAELPLSVTGRRIAKLLAG; encoded by the coding sequence GTGAATCGCAAAACGGACGGGAGTTCAGGGGCAAAATCCAGCAAGCCAAACGGTGTCGCCGGCAAAGTCACAGTTGGCGAAATCCAGCACGACAATGCTTGGCAGGATGCCCGGTGGCGTGGGCGAGTGCGCACATCGCTGGCGAAGTGGTTTGGCCAGCACGCCCGCACTTTGCCATGGCGAACCGACCCGATCGCGTATCGTGTCTGGGTCAGCGAGGTGATGCTGCAACAGACACAGGTCGCGACGGTGCTACCGTACTTTGACCGTTTCATGAAATTGTTCCCCACCGTGACGGCGCTGGCGGACGCGGACGAACAGGACTTGATGAAACAGTGGGAAGGCCTTGGTTATTACCGTCGGGCTAGATCGATGCACGCGGCCGCAAAAAAGATCGTCGACGAACATGATGGAAAGTTCCCTGAGTCGTTCGACGATGTCTTAGCGTTACCCGGAATCGGTCGTTACACGGCCGGTGCGATCCTGTCGATTGCACGTGATCAGCGGCATCCCATTTTGGAAGGGAACACGGTGCGAGTTTTCAGTCGCTGGATCGCACTTCGCGATGATGTAACATCGACGCCGGCGAACCGCTTGCTGTGGGAAGTCGCCGAGGCGATGCTGCCGCCGGCAACCGGGCGACAAGTGTCCGCAGGCACATTCAATCAGGCCGCCATGGAATTGGGCGCGTTGATCTGCACACCCAAGGCGCCCAAATGCGACCAATGCCCGGTCGCCAAGACCTGCCGCGCCCATGCCGGTGGATGGGAACTCGAAATCCCCGGCAAAGTATCCAAGACGGTCTACGAAAGCCGGACTGAATTTGCGTTTGTGGTTCGCAAACAGGCAAAGAAAAAGCTGCCGGCGACCTTTCTGATGCGGCCCATTCCGGCCGGTTCGCGTTGGGCCGGTTTGTGGGACTTCCCACGCACGATCCAGCGGTCGCTTGATTCGCCACAGGCCGCCGCCGCGGAACTGGCCCCCGAACTTGGATCCATCATCGAACCGGCCGCTACCTTGACCACGATCAAACACGCGGTCACCAAATATCGAATTGCGTTGCACGTCCACGGAGGCGATTTGCCAGCGGGCAGCCCGCCCCCCCCACCGCCGTGGGAATATGTCACGTTGGACCAGATGGCTGAATTGCCGCTAAGCGTCACGGGACGCCGGATCGCAAAATTGTTGGCTGGTTAA
- a CDS encoding cytochrome-c peroxidase has protein sequence MSSPCPAQSDSTSKSNQVTLGDAELTAGIPGFGLLTDAQLNRWLDDPANHETLQIKLPKGLDAASANISIPDDNPMTRAKIELGRQLYFDERLSSDNTISCASCHDPAQGWGAEMRFGVGVRGQEGGRNSPVAYNRILSKAQFWDGRADSLEDQAVGPIANSIEMGNTHEASVATIAKIPGYKLQFEKIFHDGVHIDNVGKALATFERAIVTGLMPYDAYDQLAKFEKTFAEDLEYLDEEPELKAKYDVLKAEAAAMPMSESAQRGMTLFSGKANCTACHAGANFTDEQYHNLGVGMDVAEPDLGRFEISREEKDKGAFKTPTLRNIVFTAPYMHDGSQATLEEVVEWYNKGGHKNEYLSDKMKVLNLTDDEKADLIAFMIEGLTGEFPYVSQARLPQ, from the coding sequence ATGTCGTCGCCATGCCCAGCCCAGTCCGATTCAACCTCGAAATCCAACCAAGTCACCCTCGGCGATGCCGAATTGACCGCTGGGATTCCAGGGTTCGGATTGCTGACCGACGCGCAACTGAACCGATGGCTGGATGACCCTGCCAATCACGAAACGTTGCAGATCAAATTGCCCAAGGGTCTGGATGCCGCATCGGCGAACATCTCCATCCCCGACGACAACCCGATGACCCGGGCCAAGATCGAACTTGGACGACAACTTTATTTTGACGAACGTTTGTCTTCGGATAACACCATTTCGTGTGCGTCATGTCACGACCCGGCACAGGGCTGGGGCGCAGAGATGCGTTTCGGCGTCGGCGTTCGCGGACAAGAAGGTGGTCGCAATTCACCAGTCGCGTACAACCGCATCCTTAGCAAGGCGCAGTTCTGGGACGGGCGTGCCGATTCGCTCGAAGATCAGGCCGTCGGTCCGATTGCCAACAGCATCGAAATGGGCAACACCCACGAAGCCAGCGTGGCGACCATCGCTAAGATCCCCGGATACAAGCTGCAGTTCGAAAAGATCTTTCACGACGGCGTCCATATCGACAACGTCGGGAAAGCCTTGGCGACCTTCGAACGCGCAATTGTCACCGGGTTGATGCCCTACGATGCCTACGACCAACTGGCAAAGTTCGAGAAAACGTTCGCCGAAGACCTGGAATACTTGGACGAAGAACCCGAACTGAAAGCCAAGTATGACGTGCTGAAGGCCGAGGCTGCAGCGATGCCGATGTCGGAATCGGCCCAGCGTGGCATGACGCTGTTCTCAGGCAAGGCGAACTGCACTGCCTGTCACGCCGGTGCCAACTTTACCGACGAACAGTATCACAACCTGGGCGTCGGGATGGACGTGGCAGAACCCGATCTCGGTCGATTTGAAATCAGCCGCGAAGAAAAAGACAAAGGTGCCTTCAAGACCCCCACGCTTCGCAACATCGTTTTCACTGCACCCTACATGCACGACGGCAGCCAGGCCACGTTAGAAGAAGTCGTGGAGTGGTACAACAAAGGCGGTCACAAGAACGAGTACCTGAGCGACAAGATGAAGGTACTGAATCTGACCGACGACGAAAAAGCGGACTTGATCGCTTTCATGATCGAAGGTCTGACGGGTGAATTCCCCTACGTCAGCCAAGCTCGGTTGCCGCAGTAA
- a CDS encoding Dps family protein, giving the protein MSSFKRSILSEDKQGPVAEALQKSLYNLIDLALVGKQAHWNVLGRNFLSVHEQLDLIIESARMGSDEVAERIVTIGIAPDGRVKTIAGHSELAEYASGFQTVDSTITSVSDALATTIAGLRSGIEVVGDLDPISEDLLIGISSSLEKHLWMLQAQE; this is encoded by the coding sequence ATGAGTTCGTTCAAACGCAGCATTCTTTCCGAAGACAAGCAGGGCCCCGTCGCCGAAGCGCTGCAGAAATCGCTCTACAATCTGATCGATTTGGCGTTGGTCGGTAAACAAGCACACTGGAACGTTTTGGGTCGGAATTTTCTGAGCGTCCACGAACAGTTGGATCTGATCATCGAATCCGCCCGCATGGGATCCGACGAAGTTGCAGAACGGATTGTGACGATCGGCATTGCGCCCGACGGCCGAGTCAAAACGATCGCCGGCCACTCCGAACTTGCCGAATACGCCAGTGGTTTTCAGACGGTCGATTCCACCATCACCAGTGTGTCCGATGCGCTTGCTACCACCATTGCCGGGCTGCGATCGGGGATCGAGGTCGTCGGTGATCTGGACCCGATTAGCGAAGACTTGTTGATCGGAATCAGCAGCAGTCTGGAAAAGCACCTGTGGATGTTGCAGGCACAGGAATAG
- the bshB1 gene encoding bacillithiol biosynthesis deacetylase BshB1, which yields MTIPIHTESPADLPAIEPLDMLVIAPHPDDAELGMGGTIAKMIHEGMRVGVLDLTTGEPTPHGSEAIRRQETSVATEALNLTWRGNAGLTNRKLVHTLDARQLVASYFRILRPRWIFAPYWNDAHPDHVAATDLIEAARFWAKLSKTDMPGQRFHPERIYYYFCIHLRIAVDPDWIVDISDHWDAKLASILAYDSQFVQGRPTDPPTMIDQLHYEAANWGRLINRRYGEPFATKEPLAMKSLRDLI from the coding sequence ATGACCATCCCCATTCACACCGAATCGCCCGCCGACCTGCCCGCGATCGAACCGCTCGACATGTTGGTCATTGCACCCCATCCGGACGACGCCGAACTTGGCATGGGGGGCACGATCGCCAAGATGATTCACGAAGGCATGCGAGTGGGTGTGCTAGATCTGACCACCGGTGAACCAACACCGCACGGCAGCGAAGCGATTCGCCGTCAAGAAACCAGCGTCGCGACCGAGGCTTTGAATCTGACTTGGCGCGGCAATGCGGGGCTGACCAATCGAAAATTGGTCCACACGCTGGACGCTCGCCAATTGGTGGCCAGCTATTTTCGGATCCTGCGACCGCGTTGGATCTTTGCACCGTACTGGAACGATGCACACCCGGACCATGTTGCCGCCACCGACTTGATCGAAGCCGCGCGGTTTTGGGCAAAGCTTAGCAAGACCGACATGCCGGGCCAGCGGTTCCATCCTGAACGCATCTATTACTACTTCTGTATCCATCTGCGAATCGCCGTCGATCCGGATTGGATCGTTGACATCAGTGACCATTGGGACGCCAAGTTGGCGTCGATCCTGGCTTACGACAGTCAGTTTGTTCAAGGCAGACCCACCGATCCGCCAACGATGATCGACCAATTGCACTACGAAGCCGCCAATTGGGGCCGCTTGATCAATCGCCGCTACGGCGAACCCTTCGCAACGAAAGAACCGTTGGCGATGAAGTCGCTTCGAGATCTGATTTAG